The following proteins are co-located in the Methylomonas sp. 11b genome:
- the atpD gene encoding F0F1 ATP synthase subunit beta — protein sequence MSLGKIVQIIGAVVDVEFPRDNLPRVYDALNVKGGLVLEVQQQLGDGVVRTIAMGSTDGLSRGVEVSNTGEAIKVPVGQATLGRIMNVLGEAIDEKGPIGEKEKWTIHRDAPSYDEQAPANELLETGIKVIDLVCPFAKGGKVGLFGGAGVGKTVNMMELIRNIAIEHSGFSVFAGVGERTREGNDFYHEMTDSNVIDKVSLVYGQMNEPPGNRLRVALTGLTMAEFFRDEGRDVLFFVDNIYRYTLAGTEVSALLGRMPSAVGYQPTLAEEMGVLQERITSTKTGSITSIQAVYVPADDLTDPSPATTFAHLDATVVLSRQIAELGIYPAIDPLDSSSRQLDPLVIGQEHYDVARAVQGILQRYKELRDIIAILGMDELSEDDKLTVSRARKIQRFLSQPFFVAEVFTGSPGKYVSLKDTIAGFKGIISGEYDSLPEQAFYMVGTIDEAIEKAKGM from the coding sequence ATGAGTTTGGGTAAAATCGTTCAGATCATCGGTGCGGTCGTAGACGTGGAGTTTCCACGCGATAACCTGCCGAGAGTATATGATGCGTTGAATGTTAAGGGCGGTCTGGTATTGGAAGTTCAGCAGCAATTGGGCGACGGCGTAGTCCGGACCATTGCGATGGGTTCCACCGATGGCTTGAGCCGAGGCGTTGAAGTCAGCAATACCGGCGAAGCGATCAAGGTGCCGGTCGGTCAGGCGACACTGGGACGCATCATGAATGTCCTCGGCGAAGCTATCGACGAAAAAGGTCCTATTGGTGAGAAAGAGAAGTGGACTATTCACCGCGATGCACCTTCTTACGATGAGCAAGCGCCAGCTAACGAACTGTTGGAAACCGGTATCAAGGTTATCGACTTGGTCTGCCCTTTCGCGAAAGGCGGTAAGGTCGGTCTATTCGGCGGTGCTGGCGTAGGTAAGACCGTTAACATGATGGAGCTGATCCGTAACATCGCGATCGAGCACAGCGGTTTCTCGGTATTTGCCGGTGTAGGCGAGCGGACTCGTGAAGGTAACGACTTCTATCACGAGATGACCGACTCCAACGTTATCGACAAAGTATCGCTGGTTTACGGCCAAATGAACGAGCCACCAGGCAACCGTTTGCGTGTCGCGCTGACCGGTTTGACCATGGCTGAGTTTTTCCGTGACGAAGGTCGTGACGTACTGTTCTTCGTTGACAACATTTATCGTTATACCTTGGCGGGTACCGAAGTATCGGCGCTGCTGGGACGTATGCCTTCCGCGGTAGGTTATCAGCCTACACTGGCTGAAGAGATGGGTGTGTTGCAGGAACGGATTACCTCGACTAAAACCGGTTCTATTACCTCTATCCAAGCGGTATACGTACCTGCGGACGACTTGACCGACCCGTCGCCTGCTACTACCTTCGCCCACTTGGATGCGACCGTAGTATTGTCTCGGCAGATCGCCGAGCTGGGTATCTATCCGGCTATCGATCCGCTGGATTCCAGCAGCCGTCAGCTTGATCCTTTGGTGATCGGCCAAGAGCATTATGACGTTGCTCGCGCGGTACAGGGCATTTTGCAACGCTATAAAGAACTGCGCGATATTATCGCCATCTTGGGTATGGACGAATTGTCTGAAGACGACAAGCTGACTGTATCCAGAGCGCGTAAAATCCAACGTTTCTTGTCGCAACCGTTCTTCGTTGCCGAAGTCTTTACCGGTTCTCCTGGTAAATACGTCTCTTTGAAAGATACCATTGCTGGATTCAAAGGCATTATCAGCGGTGAATACGACAGTCTTCCCGAGCAAGCTTTCTACATGGTCGGCACAATCGACGAAGCCATTGAAAAAGCCAAAGGCATGTAA
- the atpG gene encoding F0F1 ATP synthase subunit gamma codes for MAVGKEIRTKIASIKNTQKITRAMEMVAASKMRKTKDRMQATRPYAKKIGQIIKHLAYANPEYKHPFLIEREVKRIGIIVVSSDRGLCGGLNANLFRKVLGEMQQWQSQQIAVDVCTIGSKAAGFFSMIKANLIGQVSKLGDTPHQNDIIGTIKIMLDAFTAGEIDELFLISNDFVNTMTQKPVVQKLLPVAVGDLGEESKGRWDYLYEPDAKEVLDSLLIRYVESAVFQGLVENNACEQAARMVAMKSASDNAGNIIKELQLVYNKARQAAITQEISEIVAGAAAV; via the coding sequence ATGGCTGTTGGCAAAGAGATACGTACCAAGATCGCGAGTATTAAAAATACTCAGAAGATTACTCGGGCCATGGAAATGGTGGCCGCGAGCAAGATGCGTAAAACCAAAGACAGAATGCAGGCCACCCGGCCTTACGCGAAGAAGATAGGCCAGATCATCAAACATCTGGCTTATGCCAATCCCGAATACAAGCATCCTTTTTTGATCGAACGCGAAGTCAAGCGCATCGGCATCATCGTAGTGAGTTCAGATAGAGGTTTGTGTGGTGGTCTGAATGCCAATTTGTTCCGGAAAGTTTTGGGCGAAATGCAACAATGGCAAAGCCAGCAAATCGCAGTAGACGTCTGTACTATCGGCAGCAAGGCTGCGGGCTTTTTCAGCATGATCAAAGCCAATTTGATCGGACAAGTCTCCAAATTGGGCGACACACCGCATCAGAACGACATCATCGGCACGATCAAGATCATGTTGGATGCGTTTACTGCCGGCGAGATTGATGAATTGTTTTTGATCAGTAACGATTTCGTAAACACTATGACGCAAAAACCGGTCGTGCAAAAATTGTTGCCGGTTGCTGTGGGCGATTTAGGCGAAGAGTCCAAAGGTCGCTGGGATTACTTATACGAACCTGATGCTAAAGAAGTATTGGATAGTTTATTGATCCGATATGTGGAATCCGCGGTTTTCCAAGGTTTAGTGGAAAACAACGCCTGCGAGCAGGCTGCCCGAATGGTGGCAATGAAAAGCGCATCCGATAACGCTGGGAATATCATTAAAGAATTGCAACTGGTTTATAACAAAGCCAGACAAGCGGCAATTACGCAAGAGATTTCCGAGATCGTGGCCGGCGCTGCTGCTGTTTAG
- the atpA gene encoding F0F1 ATP synthase subunit alpha, with translation MQLNPSEISDLIKKKIENFDAHIEAHTEGTVVSVTDGIVRVHGLSEAMQGEMLEFPGGSYGMALNLERDSVGVVMLGAYQHITEGDTVKCTGRILEVPVGEALLGRVVDALGNPIDGKGAIETKLSSPIEKIAPGVIARQSVDQPVQIGLKAIDSMIPVGRGQRELIIGDRQTGKTAIAIDAIINQKGTGIKCIYVAIGQKRSSIANVVRKLEEHGAMEHTIIVVASASESAALQFIAPYTGCSMGEYFRDIGEDALIIYDDLTKQAWAYRQISLLLRRPPGREAYPGDVFYIHSRLLERAARINAVEVEKLTNGKVKGKTGSLTALPIIETQGGDVSAFVPTNVISITDGQIFLETGLFNSGIRPAVNAGLSVSRVGGAAQTKIIKKLGGGIRLDLAQFRELAAFAQFASDLDESTRKQIERGQRVTELMKQNQYAPMSVADMSVSLYAANAGFLDSLEVKKVRDFEAALLDFMHADESALMAKINEKGDYNDEIQKGIHSAIERFVKTGSW, from the coding sequence ATGCAATTAAATCCATCAGAAATAAGTGATCTGATCAAAAAGAAGATCGAGAACTTCGACGCCCATATTGAGGCACATACCGAAGGCACCGTAGTCAGTGTCACCGACGGTATTGTTCGGGTTCACGGTCTGTCGGAAGCAATGCAAGGCGAAATGCTGGAATTCCCTGGCGGCTCTTACGGCATGGCTTTGAACCTGGAAAGAGACTCGGTCGGTGTGGTAATGCTCGGTGCTTACCAACATATTACCGAAGGCGATACCGTTAAATGTACCGGTAGAATTCTGGAAGTGCCGGTTGGTGAAGCCTTGCTGGGCCGAGTGGTCGATGCCTTGGGTAACCCAATCGACGGCAAAGGCGCTATCGAAACTAAATTAAGCTCGCCTATCGAAAAAATTGCTCCAGGCGTTATCGCCAGACAATCGGTAGATCAACCGGTGCAAATCGGTTTGAAAGCGATTGACTCGATGATTCCAGTTGGTCGCGGCCAACGTGAGTTGATCATCGGGGACCGACAAACCGGTAAAACAGCCATTGCGATTGATGCGATCATCAATCAAAAAGGTACCGGCATCAAATGTATCTATGTGGCTATCGGCCAAAAACGTTCTTCTATTGCCAACGTGGTTCGCAAACTGGAAGAGCACGGCGCGATGGAGCACACTATCATCGTGGTCGCTTCGGCTTCTGAATCGGCGGCGCTGCAATTTATTGCACCCTACACCGGTTGCTCGATGGGCGAATATTTCCGCGATATCGGCGAAGATGCACTGATCATTTATGACGATTTGACCAAGCAAGCTTGGGCGTATCGCCAAATTTCCTTGCTGTTGCGTCGTCCGCCAGGTCGTGAAGCGTATCCAGGTGACGTGTTCTACATTCACTCGCGCTTGCTGGAACGTGCGGCTCGGATCAACGCGGTTGAAGTAGAAAAATTGACCAACGGTAAAGTGAAAGGCAAAACCGGTTCATTGACTGCGTTGCCGATTATCGAAACGCAAGGCGGCGACGTGTCGGCTTTCGTTCCGACCAACGTAATTTCCATCACCGATGGCCAGATATTCCTGGAAACCGGTCTGTTCAACTCAGGTATTCGTCCAGCGGTTAACGCCGGTCTGTCGGTATCCCGGGTTGGTGGCGCGGCACAAACCAAGATTATCAAAAAGTTGGGTGGCGGTATTCGTCTGGATTTGGCGCAGTTCCGCGAGTTGGCGGCGTTTGCTCAGTTCGCTTCCGATTTGGACGAAAGCACCCGCAAGCAAATCGAGCGCGGACAACGCGTTACCGAACTGATGAAACAAAATCAATACGCGCCGATGTCGGTTGCGGATATGAGTGTTTCCTTGTATGCGGCTAACGCTGGTTTCCTGGATAGCCTGGAAGTTAAAAAAGTACGCGATTTCGAAGCGGCCTTGCTGGACTTCATGCATGCTGACGAGTCAGCTTTGATGGCTAAAATTAACGAGAAAGGCGACTATAACGACGAAATTCAAAAAGGCATTCACAGTGCCATTGAACGTTTCGTCAAGACCGGTAGCTGGTAA
- a CDS encoding F0F1 ATP synthase subunit delta, producing the protein MAELSTLARPYAEAAFKRAKETGSSKQWSDSLTFLSLVIQDEALANIVKNPRVGKQHTAQLILDICQDQIQDEAKNLLKVLIENDKLPLLPQISVMFEQYKADDEGYVNVDLYSAYSLTKAEQGKYVAMLEKLLHKKVNASVSVDKSLIGGILAKAGDKVIDGSIKGQLHQLAKRL; encoded by the coding sequence ATGGCTGAATTATCGACATTAGCAAGACCTTACGCGGAAGCGGCTTTCAAGCGCGCCAAGGAAACGGGGTCGTCCAAGCAATGGTCCGATTCGTTGACGTTTTTGTCTTTGGTCATTCAGGATGAGGCATTGGCTAACATTGTCAAAAATCCTCGGGTTGGCAAACAGCATACAGCACAGTTGATTCTGGATATATGCCAGGATCAGATACAAGACGAAGCCAAGAATCTTCTGAAAGTGTTGATAGAAAATGACAAGCTGCCCTTATTGCCGCAAATTTCGGTGATGTTCGAGCAGTACAAAGCGGATGATGAAGGCTACGTCAATGTTGATTTATACAGTGCGTACTCGCTAACAAAAGCCGAGCAAGGCAAATATGTCGCCATGCTGGAAAAGCTTTTGCATAAAAAGGTCAATGCATCCGTTTCTGTCGATAAATCGTTAATTGGGGGCATCCTCGCTAAAGCGGGCGACAAAGTCATCGACGGTTCTATCAAAGGCCAGCTTCATCAATTAGCTAAAAGACTTTAA
- a CDS encoding F0F1 ATP synthase subunit B has translation MSINATLIGQMITFTLLVWFTMKYVWPPIIAALEERKTKISEGLAAAEKGQEEIKLAEKKAKSLLKEAKEQSAEIVSAAQKRANQLVEESKDQAKKEGERLLEAAKAQIEQEMLQAKESLRKEVSSLALRAAEQILKEEIDKAKHQDILSKAADQLG, from the coding sequence ATGAGCATCAATGCTACTCTGATCGGGCAGATGATAACTTTCACACTTCTGGTTTGGTTTACCATGAAGTATGTCTGGCCACCGATCATTGCCGCTCTGGAAGAGCGCAAAACCAAAATTTCCGAAGGTTTGGCCGCGGCCGAGAAAGGCCAGGAAGAAATTAAATTGGCCGAGAAAAAAGCCAAGAGCCTGCTGAAGGAAGCCAAAGAACAATCGGCGGAAATCGTCAGCGCAGCGCAGAAACGCGCCAATCAGCTGGTTGAAGAGTCGAAAGATCAAGCCAAAAAAGAAGGCGAGCGTTTGCTTGAAGCAGCAAAAGCCCAGATAGAGCAGGAAATGCTGCAAGCCAAAGAGAGCTTGCGTAAAGAAGTATCCTCACTGGCTTTGCGTGCAGCTGAACAGATTTTGAAAGAAGAAATCGACAAAGCCAAGCATCAAGACATTCTCAGCAAAGCAGCGGATCAATTGGGTTAA
- the atpE gene encoding F0F1 ATP synthase subunit C, whose amino-acid sequence MELASLIANVQGFTVIAVGIILGLGAIGTAIGFGLLGGKFLEGAARQPELVPMLQVKMFIIAGLLDAVTMIGVGLALMLTFANPFLSAVQSVAG is encoded by the coding sequence ATGGAACTCGCATCATTAATTGCCAACGTACAAGGCTTCACCGTTATCGCAGTTGGCATCATTTTGGGCTTGGGCGCAATCGGTACTGCTATCGGCTTTGGTCTGCTGGGTGGTAAATTCCTGGAAGGCGCTGCTCGTCAACCTGAGTTGGTTCCTATGTTGCAGGTCAAAATGTTCATCATCGCCGGTTTGCTTGACGCGGTAACCATGATCGGTGTTGGTCTGGCGCTGATGTTGACCTTCGCAAACCCATTCCTTTCAGCCGTTCAATCTGTCGCAGGTTAA
- the atpB gene encoding F0F1 ATP synthase subunit A, giving the protein MSTEGGATGYIVHHLTPLSVGEGFWTLHLDTLFFSAFLGGLFILFFKTVAERATSGVPGLAQNIAETLVEFVDTQVKDSFHGRSPLIAPLSLTIFCWVFMWNAMDMLPVDLLPMIGSLMGMEYMRVVPSTDLNGTFALSISVFFLIFFYSIKVKGLMGFAKEMTCTPFGPKMMPFNLLLKTVEELAKPISLGLRLFGNLYAGELVFILIALLPPIVQPLLGFPWAVFHILVITLQAFIFMVLTIVYLSLAHEDH; this is encoded by the coding sequence ATGAGTACTGAAGGTGGCGCAACAGGTTATATAGTCCATCACTTGACACCATTGTCGGTGGGTGAGGGATTTTGGACATTGCATCTGGATACCTTGTTTTTCTCCGCGTTTTTAGGCGGATTGTTCATTCTGTTCTTCAAAACGGTGGCGGAAAGAGCGACATCCGGGGTGCCTGGCTTGGCGCAAAATATTGCGGAAACCTTGGTAGAGTTCGTCGATACCCAAGTTAAGGACAGTTTCCACGGTCGCAGTCCTTTGATCGCGCCGCTATCGTTGACAATCTTCTGCTGGGTGTTCATGTGGAACGCCATGGACATGTTGCCGGTGGATTTGTTGCCGATGATAGGCAGCTTGATGGGCATGGAATACATGCGTGTGGTGCCGAGTACCGATTTGAACGGTACCTTTGCCTTGTCGATCAGCGTATTTTTCCTGATCTTCTTTTACAGCATCAAGGTTAAGGGATTGATGGGGTTCGCCAAGGAAATGACTTGCACGCCTTTCGGTCCGAAAATGATGCCGTTCAATCTGCTGCTGAAAACAGTGGAAGAATTGGCGAAACCCATCTCGCTGGGTCTGCGGTTATTCGGTAACTTGTATGCCGGTGAGTTGGTATTTATCCTGATCGCGTTGCTACCGCCTATCGTTCAGCCATTGCTGGGCTTTCCTTGGGCTGTATTTCATATTCTGGTTATTACTCTGCAAGCCTTCATATTCATGGTGTTAACCATCGTGTATTTGAGCTTGGCCCACGAAGATCATTAA
- a CDS encoding ATP synthase subunit I, with protein MTARNDFSTVRKVVFGQVLMAALVASGFLLIGGWKSAVSPLFGGFVALLPNLYFAYKIYLAKDLGAQGIVNAFYAGETVKLILTVALFSIVLQIPSVDFLTLMVGYIAVLSVFWFALFLWRD; from the coding sequence ATGACAGCTAGAAATGATTTTTCTACTGTCAGAAAAGTAGTTTTTGGACAAGTCCTGATGGCTGCATTGGTGGCGTCGGGATTTTTGTTGATAGGCGGTTGGAAAAGTGCAGTATCTCCGTTATTTGGAGGATTCGTGGCTTTGCTGCCTAATCTGTATTTTGCCTACAAAATCTATCTTGCCAAGGATTTGGGCGCGCAGGGTATCGTTAATGCATTTTATGCAGGCGAAACGGTTAAGTTAATTTTGACGGTAGCCCTGTTTTCTATCGTGTTACAGATTCCCTCTGTTGATTTCTTAACGCTGATGGTGGGTTACATCGCAGTGTTGTCGGTTTTTTGGTTTGCGCTGTTTTTGTGGCGTGATTAG
- a CDS encoding ParB/RepB/Spo0J family partition protein, translating to MMQKKRGLGRGLSELLGDVSAPVPEKSQDSQSLPIEFLQRGKYQPRKDMDPDKLKELSDSIAAQGIIQPIIVRKIDGEKYEIIAGERRWRAAQLAELQDVPVLIKDLDDRSVMAIALIENIQREDLNALEEAEALHRLQDEFELTHQQIATAVGKSRTTITNLLRLLELAGEVKGMLGKGLLEMGHARALLGLDEAKQVEIANKAVKHGLTVRAVEKLVREQHEDKPAAVKKIDPDTLRLQRDLSERTGAKVEINHQSSGKGKLIFTYTSLEELEGIIKKIN from the coding sequence ATGATGCAAAAAAAACGCGGTTTAGGGCGAGGTTTGAGCGAATTGCTGGGCGACGTTAGCGCGCCGGTGCCCGAAAAATCTCAAGACTCGCAAAGTTTGCCCATCGAGTTCCTACAGCGCGGCAAGTATCAGCCACGCAAGGACATGGACCCGGATAAGCTGAAGGAGTTGTCCGATTCGATTGCTGCGCAAGGCATCATCCAACCGATCATTGTCCGCAAAATAGACGGCGAGAAATATGAAATCATCGCCGGTGAACGCCGTTGGCGGGCGGCGCAATTAGCCGAGTTGCAGGATGTGCCGGTGCTGATCAAGGATTTGGATGATCGTTCGGTGATGGCGATAGCCTTGATCGAAAACATTCAGCGCGAGGATTTGAATGCGTTGGAAGAAGCCGAGGCACTGCATCGTTTGCAGGACGAGTTCGAGCTCACCCATCAGCAGATCGCTACGGCGGTAGGCAAGTCGCGTACGACGATCACCAATTTGTTACGCTTGCTGGAGCTTGCTGGTGAAGTGAAAGGCATGTTGGGCAAGGGCTTGTTGGAAATGGGGCATGCTCGAGCATTGCTGGGGCTGGACGAAGCCAAACAAGTCGAAATTGCCAACAAAGCCGTCAAACACGGTTTGACTGTCAGGGCGGTAGAAAAGTTGGTGCGCGAACAGCATGAAGATAAGCCGGCGGCAGTGAAAAAAATCGACCCGGATACCTTGCGGTTGCAGCGGGACTTGAGTGAAAGAACCGGCGCCAAGGTGGAAATCAATCATCAGAGCAGTGGCAAAGGCAAATTGATTTTTACATACACCAGTTTGGAAGAGCTGGAAGGCATCATAAAAAAAATCAATTGA
- a CDS encoding ParA family protein, whose translation MAKIIAITNQKGGVGKTTTSVNLAAALAATKRKVLLIDLDPQGNAAMGCGVNKEEIEYSSCELLLEEVPVSEIVVKNKQLGFDLIPGNADLTAAEVQLMSAQHRERRLADALLTIKDQYDYILIDCPPSLNMLTLNAMVAANSVLIPMQCEYYSLEGLSSLMSTLRSIRDSVNPGLYLEGILRTMVDSRSRLGKDVSDQLIEYFGDKVFRTTIPRNIRLAEAPSHGVPVLAYDKSSRGAMAYIALAGEMIRKEKAAKK comes from the coding sequence ATGGCTAAGATTATTGCGATTACCAACCAAAAAGGCGGAGTCGGCAAAACCACCACCAGCGTCAATCTGGCGGCGGCTTTGGCGGCAACTAAGCGCAAGGTGTTGTTAATCGACCTGGACCCGCAAGGCAATGCGGCTATGGGTTGCGGGGTGAATAAGGAAGAAATCGAATATTCCAGCTGTGAGTTACTGCTGGAAGAAGTGCCGGTTTCCGAGATTGTCGTGAAAAATAAGCAGCTGGGTTTTGATTTGATCCCAGGGAACGCCGATCTGACCGCAGCCGAAGTGCAGTTGATGAGTGCGCAGCATCGCGAGCGCCGCCTGGCCGATGCTTTACTGACGATAAAAGATCAATACGATTACATCTTGATCGACTGTCCGCCGTCTTTGAATATGCTGACCTTGAACGCGATGGTGGCTGCTAATAGCGTGTTGATTCCCATGCAGTGCGAATATTATTCGCTGGAAGGCTTGTCTTCATTGATGTCGACCTTACGCAGCATCCGCGATAGCGTCAATCCGGGTTTGTATCTGGAAGGCATATTGCGAACCATGGTGGATAGTCGCAGTCGCTTGGGTAAGGATGTTTCCGATCAGTTAATCGAATATTTTGGCGACAAAGTTTTCCGAACTACCATTCCCAGAAACATTCGTCTGGCTGAGGCGCCCAGCCATGGCGTGCCGGTGTTGGCTTACGATAAATCCTCGCGCGGCGCGATGGCATACATCGCGTTGGCGGGTGAAATGATCAGAAAAGAAAAAGCGGCAAAAAAATGA
- the rsmG gene encoding 16S rRNA (guanine(527)-N(7))-methyltransferase RsmG, with protein sequence MDACRDKLELGLKALGLDIGEHGNDALLRFIKLIAKWNKAYNLTAVRDPLEMVSLHILDSLAILPYLHGSRVADIGTGAGLPGIPLAICRPDCHFTLVDSNSKKTRFVQQAVLELKLKNVVIVHSRAELLQPAELYSTVICRAFASMPDILQLTGHLLADDGVLLAMKGQQPEQELIDLAATYSVIPLMVPGIDAERCLIRLENPKHG encoded by the coding sequence ATGGATGCTTGTCGCGATAAGCTGGAGCTCGGCCTAAAAGCGCTCGGGCTGGATATCGGTGAGCACGGTAACGATGCGTTATTGCGCTTTATCAAGTTGATTGCCAAATGGAACAAAGCCTATAACCTGACGGCGGTGCGCGATCCGCTGGAAATGGTCAGTCTGCACATCCTGGATAGCTTGGCGATTCTGCCGTATCTTCACGGTTCGCGCGTCGCGGACATAGGTACCGGTGCCGGTTTGCCGGGCATTCCGTTGGCGATTTGTCGGCCAGATTGCCATTTCACCTTGGTCGATTCCAACTCCAAGAAAACCCGCTTTGTACAGCAGGCCGTGCTGGAGTTGAAGTTGAAAAATGTCGTGATAGTGCATAGCCGCGCTGAACTGCTGCAACCGGCTGAGTTGTATTCCACGGTTATTTGCCGAGCCTTTGCCAGCATGCCCGATATCCTGCAACTCACCGGTCATTTGCTGGCTGACGATGGCGTACTGCTGGCGATGAAAGGTCAGCAGCCCGAGCAAGAGCTGATAGACTTGGCCGCAACATACAGCGTGATTCCGCTGATGGTGCCCGGCATAGACGCCGAACGCTGCCTGATTCGACTGGAGAACCCCAAGCATGGCTAA
- the mnmG gene encoding tRNA uridine-5-carboxymethylaminomethyl(34) synthesis enzyme MnmG has translation MKFQKDFDVIVVGGGHAGTEAALAAARSGAQTLLLSQNIETLGQMSCNPAIGGIGKGHLVKEVDALGGIMAQAIDKGGIQFRILNASKGPAVRATRAQADRMLYKQAVRTALENQPNLALFQQTVSDLLVEGERVVGVKTQMGLEFNARAVVLTAGTFLAGRIHIGLENYSGGRAGDAASIALAERLRELPFRIGRLKTGTPARIDGRTIDYSKLQEQHGDTPLPVFSFMGSREQHPRQICCHITRTNEQTHDIIRSGLDRSPMYSGIIEGVGPRYCPSIEDKVVRFADRDSHQIFVEPEGLTTNEVYPNGISTSLPFDIQYRFIRTMLGFENAEIVRPGYAIEYDFFDPRDLKTSLETKHMNGLFFAGQINGTTGYEEAAAQGLIAGLNAARLAKGLESWCPGRDEAYIGVMIDDLITRGTAEPYRMFTSRAEYRLQLREDNADLRLTEQGRELGLVDDARWQRFEEKREAIANLQGKLAKKWIRTESDEAALAEELWGKKLLKEASLMEMLRRPEVDVESLLRFSDETEVDEQVAEQVAIQAKYAGYIDRQQTEINRTLRYEHLKLPDNVDYSLVSGLSNEVSEKLKKQRPETLGQASRIPGITPAAISLLLVHLKKKSA, from the coding sequence GTGAAATTCCAGAAAGACTTTGATGTGATCGTAGTGGGCGGTGGTCACGCCGGCACTGAGGCAGCCTTGGCTGCTGCTCGTTCTGGTGCGCAAACTCTGTTGTTATCGCAAAACATTGAGACCTTAGGGCAGATGAGTTGCAATCCGGCAATAGGCGGGATAGGCAAAGGGCATCTGGTCAAGGAAGTGGACGCGCTGGGTGGCATTATGGCGCAGGCCATCGATAAAGGCGGTATCCAGTTCCGTATCCTCAATGCTAGCAAAGGCCCGGCGGTACGGGCGACCCGGGCGCAGGCGGACCGGATGCTTTACAAGCAAGCGGTGCGCACTGCGCTGGAAAATCAGCCCAATCTGGCTTTATTTCAGCAAACCGTTTCCGATTTGCTGGTGGAAGGCGAACGCGTGGTGGGTGTAAAAACCCAGATGGGTCTGGAGTTTAATGCTCGAGCCGTGGTGTTGACTGCCGGTACCTTCTTGGCTGGCCGTATTCATATCGGTCTGGAAAATTACAGCGGTGGCCGCGCCGGCGATGCTGCTTCGATTGCGTTAGCCGAACGCTTGCGGGAACTGCCCTTCCGCATCGGTCGTTTGAAAACCGGCACGCCGGCCCGCATCGACGGCCGCACTATAGATTACAGCAAATTGCAGGAACAACACGGCGACACGCCGTTGCCTGTGTTTTCGTTCATGGGTAGCCGCGAGCAGCATCCGCGGCAAATCTGTTGCCACATCACCCGAACCAACGAACAAACCCACGACATCATTCGTTCCGGTTTGGATCGGTCGCCTATGTATTCCGGCATTATCGAAGGTGTTGGCCCGCGTTACTGTCCGTCGATTGAAGACAAAGTCGTGCGCTTTGCGGACCGCGATTCGCACCAAATTTTTGTCGAACCGGAAGGCTTGACCACCAATGAAGTGTATCCCAACGGCATTTCCACCAGTTTGCCGTTCGACATTCAATATCGCTTCATCCGCACCATGCTCGGTTTCGAGAATGCGGAAATTGTTCGTCCCGGTTATGCCATCGAATACGATTTCTTCGATCCACGCGATCTGAAAACGTCTTTAGAAACTAAGCATATGAACGGTTTGTTCTTCGCCGGCCAGATCAACGGCACTACCGGTTACGAAGAAGCCGCCGCCCAAGGTTTGATTGCAGGCTTAAACGCGGCGCGTCTGGCTAAGGGCTTGGAAAGCTGGTGCCCCGGTCGCGACGAAGCCTACATTGGCGTGATGATCGACGATCTGATCACGCGCGGCACTGCCGAGCCGTACCGCATGTTTACCAGTCGCGCCGAATACCGCTTACAACTGCGCGAAGACAATGCCGATTTGCGTTTGACCGAACAAGGCCGGGAGCTGGGTCTGGTTGATGATGCCCGCTGGCAGCGCTTTGAAGAAAAGCGCGAAGCCATTGCTAATCTGCAAGGTAAGCTGGCCAAAAAGTGGATACGCACCGAATCCGACGAAGCTGCTTTGGCCGAGGAATTGTGGGGTAAAAAACTGTTGAAAGAAGCCAGTCTGATGGAAATGCTGCGTCGCCCGGAAGTGGATGTCGAGAGTCTGCTGCGATTCAGCGACGAAACCGAAGTGGATGAGCAAGTGGCCGAACAGGTAGCGATACAAGCCAAGTACGCCGGCTACATTGATCGCCAGCAAACTGAAATCAACCGTACCTTGCGTTACGAGCATTTGAAACTGCCGGACAATGTTGATTACAGCCTAGTGTCCGGTCTATCTAACGAAGTCAGCGAAAAATTGAAAAAGCAGCGACCGGAAACCTTGGGCCAAGCCTCGCGGATTCCTGGCATTACCCCTGCAGCGATTTCCTTGTTGTTGGTGCATCTGAAAAAGAAAAGCGCTTGA